One segment of Yersinia kristensenii DNA contains the following:
- a CDS encoding phage baseplate assembly protein V, whose protein sequence is MNTLANIQELARMLRNMIRTGVIVETDLIAGRCRVQTGGIYTDWLQWLTHRAGRSCTWWAPSVDEQVLILAVGGELDTAFVLPGIFSDDHPAPSASADAYHVTFPDGAVIEYEPESSALTVSGIKTADITASQTLIASVPEVRVSASTRITLDSPEVICTNTLIAGSLEVQKGCKMSGNIEHSGGSLSSNGKVLHTHQHPGDSGGTTGAPL, encoded by the coding sequence ATGAACACACTCGCAAATATTCAAGAACTTGCCCGCATGCTGCGCAATATGATCCGCACTGGCGTGATTGTCGAAACCGACCTGATTGCTGGCCGCTGCCGTGTGCAAACGGGGGGTATTTATACCGACTGGCTCCAGTGGCTGACTCACCGCGCTGGACGTTCTTGCACATGGTGGGCACCCTCGGTGGATGAGCAGGTATTAATTCTGGCGGTCGGTGGTGAGCTTGATACGGCTTTTGTGCTGCCGGGGATTTTTTCCGACGACCATCCTGCACCGTCTGCCTCGGCGGATGCCTATCACGTTACTTTTCCCGATGGTGCTGTGATTGAGTACGAACCGGAGAGCAGTGCGTTAACCGTCAGCGGCATTAAAACCGCCGATATCACCGCATCGCAAACTCTTATTGCCTCCGTGCCAGAGGTACGGGTTAGCGCATCAACCCGCATTACTCTCGACTCGCCCGAAGTAATTTGCACCAATACGCTGATTGCTGGCTCACTGGAGGTACAAAAAGGCTGCAAGATGAGCGGCAATATTGAACATAGCGGCGGTTCATTGTCGTCAAACGGCAAAGTGTTGCATACCCACCAACACCCAGGCGACAGCGGCGGCACAACAGGAGCGCCACTATGA
- a CDS encoding phage portal protein, giving the protein MSKRKGRKAVKSTNLTRQLQQPMEVFSFGEPSAVLDRRDILDYAECIGNGKWIEPPISFTGLAKSLRAAVHHSSPIYVKRNILTSTFIPHPLLSAQQFSRFALDFLVFGNAFLEKRFNRLGKLMRLECSPAKYTRRGVEDDVYWFVQSFREPHRFEPGTVFHLIEPDINQELYGLPEYLSSLNSAWLNESATLFRRKYFQNGAHAGYIMYVTDAAQSNTDVETLRNAMRSTKGLGNFKNLFFYAPNGKPDGIKIVPLSEVATKDDFFNIKNASRDDLLSAHRVPPQMMGIIPNNTGGFGDIEKASQVFVRNELMPLQERMKEVNEWVGEEVVGFRGYELG; this is encoded by the coding sequence ATGAGCAAACGCAAAGGCCGCAAGGCAGTAAAATCAACCAATCTAACTCGGCAACTGCAGCAACCAATGGAAGTGTTTAGCTTTGGCGAACCTTCCGCAGTGCTGGATCGTCGCGACATTCTGGATTACGCCGAATGCATCGGTAACGGCAAATGGATTGAGCCCCCGATCAGTTTCACCGGGTTGGCCAAAAGTCTGCGTGCGGCGGTACATCACAGCTCCCCGATTTATGTGAAACGTAATATTCTGACCAGCACTTTTATCCCACATCCGCTGCTCAGCGCCCAACAATTTAGCCGCTTTGCACTGGATTTCTTAGTATTCGGCAATGCCTTTTTGGAGAAGCGCTTCAATCGCTTAGGCAAGTTAATGCGGTTGGAATGTTCACCGGCCAAATATACCCGCCGTGGAGTAGAAGATGATGTGTATTGGTTCGTGCAATCTTTCCGCGAACCGCATCGCTTTGAGCCAGGCACGGTATTTCACCTGATTGAACCGGATATTAATCAGGAACTTTACGGCTTGCCGGAATATCTCAGTTCACTCAACTCAGCATGGCTGAACGAATCAGCCACGTTATTTCGTCGCAAGTATTTCCAGAACGGCGCACATGCCGGTTATATCATGTATGTCACCGATGCGGCCCAAAGTAATACCGACGTAGAAACATTACGCAACGCCATGCGCAGCACCAAAGGGTTGGGGAATTTTAAAAACTTGTTCTTCTATGCTCCAAATGGCAAACCTGACGGTATCAAGATCGTCCCACTCAGCGAGGTGGCCACCAAAGACGATTTTTTTAATATCAAAAACGCCAGCCGCGACGACCTACTCAGCGCCCACCGCGTACCACCGCAGATGATGGGTATCATCCCCAATAACACCGGCGGATTTGGCGATATAGAAAAGGCCAGTCAGGTGTTTGTGCGCAACGAGCTAATGCCGTTGCAGGAACGAATGAAAGAAGTGAATGAGTGGGTAGGGGAGGAGGTTGTGGGGTTTAGGGGGTATGAGTTGGGGTAG
- a CDS encoding terminase ATPase subunit family protein — protein MMTTPTTLISDPRRQAALLYWQGFSVRQIAELLNQKAPTVQSWKQRDAWEDVSPVSRVESSLEARLIQLIMKNNKEGCDYKEIDLLGRQIERLARVNRYNQTGNEADLNPKVRNRNKGERKSVEKNVFSDAAIEALNDIFLETTFEYQKGWYRAGLQHRIRNILKSRQIGATFYFAREALIDALTTGRNQIFLSASKAQAHVFKNYIIDFARQVEVDLKGDPMVLANGARLFFLGTNIRTAQSYTGNLYLDEYFWIPKFQELRKVASGMSLHKKWRTTYFSTPSSLAHSAYPFWSGELFNKGRKNKEQHIYVDLSHSHLMHGALCGDGQWRQIVTVEDALAGGCNLFDLDQLALEYSPAEYQNLLMCEFVDDKTSVFPFEELQGCMVDSLEEWDDFNPYAYRPFGYRAVWLGYDPSHTGDSAGCVVLAPPLVPGGKFRILERHQWKGMDFATQAESIKTLTEKYCVEYIGIDATGIGQGVYQLVREFFPAVQEIRYSPEIKTALVLKAKDLITSGRLEYDSGHTDITQSFMAIRKTMTASGGRATYQASRSEDASHADIAWAAMHAMINEPLTAGSGYAQSSILDFN, from the coding sequence ATGATGACGACCCCAACTACCCTTATCAGTGATCCACGGCGGCAGGCGGCTTTGCTTTACTGGCAGGGCTTTTCTGTGCGCCAGATTGCCGAGCTGCTGAACCAGAAAGCACCAACCGTGCAGAGCTGGAAACAGCGGGATGCCTGGGAGGATGTTTCCCCGGTATCGCGTGTGGAGAGCAGTCTGGAAGCGCGGTTGATTCAACTGATCATGAAGAACAACAAGGAGGGTTGCGACTACAAAGAGATTGACCTGCTAGGCCGCCAGATTGAGCGATTGGCACGAGTTAACCGCTACAACCAAACCGGCAATGAAGCCGATCTGAATCCGAAGGTACGTAACCGCAATAAAGGGGAACGTAAGTCGGTTGAGAAAAATGTGTTTAGCGACGCGGCTATTGAAGCGCTGAATGATATTTTTCTGGAAACTACGTTTGAATATCAGAAAGGTTGGTATCGGGCTGGCTTGCAGCATCGTATTCGCAATATTCTTAAATCGCGCCAAATTGGCGCGACCTTCTACTTTGCCCGTGAAGCACTAATAGATGCACTAACCACTGGGCGCAATCAGATCTTTCTGTCAGCCAGTAAAGCACAGGCGCATGTATTCAAAAACTACATTATTGATTTTGCCCGACAGGTAGAAGTTGACCTGAAAGGCGATCCGATGGTGCTGGCCAACGGTGCGCGGCTGTTCTTTCTCGGCACTAATATCCGCACCGCTCAGAGCTACACCGGCAACCTGTATCTCGATGAATACTTTTGGATACCGAAGTTTCAGGAGTTGCGCAAAGTGGCTTCGGGTATGTCATTACACAAAAAATGGCGTACCACCTATTTTTCCACGCCATCCAGTCTGGCCCACAGCGCTTATCCGTTTTGGTCTGGCGAACTGTTTAATAAAGGGCGTAAAAACAAAGAACAACATATTTATGTTGATCTCAGCCATAGCCATTTGATGCACGGTGCGCTGTGTGGCGACGGTCAGTGGCGGCAGATTGTCACTGTTGAAGATGCGCTGGCGGGCGGCTGTAACTTGTTTGACCTCGACCAACTTGCGCTGGAATACAGCCCAGCGGAATATCAAAACCTGCTGATGTGCGAATTCGTCGATGATAAAACCTCGGTATTCCCGTTCGAAGAGTTGCAGGGCTGCATGGTCGATAGTCTGGAGGAGTGGGATGATTTTAATCCTTACGCCTATCGACCTTTTGGTTATCGGGCGGTTTGGTTGGGTTATGACCCGTCTCACACCGGTGACAGTGCGGGTTGCGTGGTATTGGCTCCACCGCTGGTACCCGGCGGCAAATTCCGCATTTTGGAACGCCATCAATGGAAGGGAATGGACTTCGCCACTCAAGCTGAATCCATCAAAACCCTAACTGAAAAATACTGCGTGGAATATATCGGTATCGACGCCACGGGCATTGGGCAGGGCGTCTATCAACTGGTGCGGGAGTTTTTTCCGGCGGTGCAGGAAATTCGTTACAGCCCGGAGATTAAAACCGCGCTGGTGCTGAAAGCCAAAGACCTGATCACCAGTGGGCGGCTGGAGTATGACTCCGGCCACACCGATATCACCCAATCTTTTATGGCTATCCGCAAAACCATGACTGCCAGCGGTGGCCGTGCCACTTACCAAGCCAGCCGCAGCGAAGACGCCAGTCATGCAGATATCGCATGGGCGGCGATGCACGCGATGATTAACGAGCCGCTAACCGCCGGTAGCGGTTATGCCCAATCTTCAATTCTGGATTTTAACTGA
- a CDS encoding phage major capsid protein, P2 family — protein sequence MRPNTRIKFNAYLTQVAKLNGIEVSDVAKKFSVEPSVTQTLMTRVQESSEFLSRINMVPVAELTGEKIGIGVTGSIASTTDTATGGERETADFAALEARRYQCEQMNFDFHIRYNTLDLWARYQDFQLRLRDAIAKRQALDYIMAGFNGVKRAATSNRQQNPMLQDVAVGWLQKYRNEAPQRVMDKVTGKEGAIISSVIRVGENGDYKNLDALVFDATNTMIDPWHQEDPDLVVICGRELLVDKYFPLINQKQPNSEMLAADVIVSQKRIGNLPAVRVPYFPANAMLVTRLDNLSIYFMDDSHRRHIEEVARRDRIENYESIKQDYVVEEYGCGCLIENIQLLTETKNEHSETGA from the coding sequence ATGCGACCTAATACCCGAATCAAATTCAACGCTTACCTGACTCAGGTTGCCAAATTGAATGGCATTGAGGTGAGCGATGTGGCGAAGAAATTCAGCGTCGAGCCGTCGGTTACCCAAACCCTGATGACCCGAGTGCAGGAGTCATCCGAGTTTCTCAGCCGTATCAATATGGTGCCGGTGGCCGAGTTAACGGGTGAGAAAATCGGTATCGGCGTCACCGGTTCTATTGCCAGCACTACCGATACCGCGACTGGCGGCGAGCGTGAAACCGCTGACTTTGCCGCTCTTGAAGCCCGCCGTTATCAGTGTGAACAGATGAACTTTGATTTTCATATCCGCTATAACACGCTGGATCTGTGGGCGCGGTATCAGGATTTTCAACTGCGGCTACGTGATGCCATCGCCAAGCGTCAGGCATTGGATTACATCATGGCGGGCTTTAACGGAGTGAAACGTGCGGCTACCTCCAATCGTCAGCAAAACCCAATGCTGCAAGATGTAGCCGTAGGCTGGTTGCAAAAATACCGCAACGAAGCACCGCAACGGGTGATGGATAAAGTGACCGGTAAAGAGGGTGCGATAATTTCCAGCGTGATTCGTGTCGGCGAAAATGGCGACTATAAAAACCTCGATGCGCTGGTATTTGATGCCACCAATACCATGATTGACCCTTGGCATCAGGAAGACCCCGATTTAGTGGTGATCTGTGGCCGTGAGTTGTTAGTCGATAAATATTTCCCACTGATTAACCAAAAACAACCCAATAGCGAAATGCTGGCAGCGGATGTGATTGTCAGTCAGAAACGTATCGGCAACTTGCCAGCGGTGCGCGTGCCCTATTTCCCTGCCAACGCCATGTTAGTGACTCGTCTGGACAACCTATCGATCTATTTTATGGACGACAGCCACCGCCGCCATATCGAAGAAGTTGCCCGCCGCGATCGCATCGAAAACTACGAATCCATCAAACAGGATTATGTAGTGGAGGAATACGGCTGTGGCTGCCTGATTGAAAATATCCAACTATTGACTGAAACAAAAAACGAACATTCAGAAACTGGAGCCTAA
- the lysC gene encoding Rz1-like lysis system protein LysC (LysC is an Rz1-like component of a phage lytic system, substantially overlapping although not fully embedded in the gene for the Rz-like LysB component.), producing the protein MLCAGCTDAPPVHPPVIVYSGCPRVSLCPMPGSDPTTNGDLSADIRQLEHALERCALQVEIVKQCQDELDAETRQFAQDSH; encoded by the coding sequence ATGTTGTGCGCCGGATGCACCGACGCCCCGCCTGTGCATCCGCCAGTCATTGTTTACAGCGGATGCCCGAGAGTCAGCCTTTGCCCGATGCCCGGCAGCGACCCGACAACTAACGGCGATTTGAGTGCCGATATTCGTCAGCTTGAGCATGCACTCGAACGTTGTGCGTTACAGGTTGAAATTGTTAAACAATGTCAGGATGAATTAGATGCTGAAACCCGACAATTTGCGCAAGACTCTCACTGA
- a CDS encoding GPO family capsid scaffolding protein, producing the protein MAKKISKFFRIGVEGDTCDGRIIDGNDIQQMADTFDPRVYGCRINLEHIKGLLPDSPFRRYGDVVELKAEKINDDSALNGKWALYAKVVPTDDLVAMVQARQKVYTSMEIRPNFSNSGKCYLIGLAVTDDPASLGTEMLEFCARAKTNPLAGKKLEPTDLFSVAVEAAIEFEEIPEPGISLLSRVKELFNRKQSSDDARFTDIHAAVTTVAEQLQVQADANEQRFQQIEQQIEANQQQLSHLRASLDQSESLIQLRRPMANGGNGDETFLTNC; encoded by the coding sequence ATGGCTAAGAAAATTTCTAAGTTTTTCCGTATCGGTGTCGAAGGTGATACTTGCGATGGTCGTATTATCGACGGTAATGACATTCAGCAAATGGCCGATACCTTTGATCCGCGCGTCTATGGCTGCCGCATTAATCTGGAACACATTAAAGGTTTACTGCCTGACAGCCCTTTCCGCCGTTATGGTGATGTGGTTGAACTAAAAGCCGAGAAAATCAACGATGATTCCGCGCTAAACGGTAAGTGGGCGTTATATGCCAAGGTGGTGCCGACCGACGATCTGGTAGCAATGGTGCAAGCTCGACAAAAGGTTTACACCTCAATGGAGATTCGCCCGAATTTCTCCAACAGCGGTAAATGCTATCTGATTGGTTTGGCGGTGACTGATGACCCAGCCAGCTTGGGTACTGAAATGTTGGAATTCTGCGCCCGCGCCAAAACTAATCCACTGGCTGGTAAGAAACTGGAACCCACCGATCTGTTCTCTGTTGCCGTTGAGGCCGCGATTGAATTTGAAGAAATTCCTGAACCCGGAATCAGTCTACTTAGCCGGGTAAAAGAGCTGTTTAATCGCAAGCAATCCTCTGACGATGCCCGTTTTACTGATATCCACGCCGCTGTGACCACCGTAGCCGAACAGCTGCAAGTTCAGGCTGATGCTAACGAGCAGCGTTTTCAACAAATTGAGCAACAGATTGAAGCCAATCAGCAGCAACTTTCCCACCTGCGCGCCAGCCTCGACCAGAGCGAAAGCCTGATCCAACTGCGTCGCCCGATGGCCAACGGCGGTAATGGTGATGAAACCTTTCTGACTAACTGTTAA
- a CDS encoding phage virion morphogenesis protein, with product MNEFKPFEDKLAGLIAALSPASRRSMTVEIAKKLRQRQQQRIKSQKSPDGTPYAPRKRQPIKAKKGRIKREMFTKLRTNRFMKAKGDDNAAVVEFTSKVQRIARVHHYGLKDKPGRNSIAVEYPERKLLGFNNGDTELIEDEVIRMLS from the coding sequence ATGAATGAATTTAAACCATTTGAAGATAAGTTGGCTGGTCTGATTGCTGCGCTATCACCCGCAAGCCGTCGCAGTATGACTGTCGAAATTGCGAAGAAGCTACGCCAACGTCAGCAGCAGCGAATCAAATCCCAAAAATCGCCGGATGGCACTCCCTATGCTCCGCGAAAGCGCCAACCGATCAAAGCGAAGAAAGGCCGAATTAAGCGGGAAATGTTCACAAAACTGCGTACCAACCGCTTTATGAAAGCCAAAGGCGATGACAATGCTGCCGTGGTGGAGTTTACCAGCAAGGTACAGCGTATCGCGCGGGTGCATCATTATGGGCTAAAGGATAAACCGGGTCGCAACAGTATCGCAGTGGAATATCCCGAGCGTAAATTACTCGGGTTTAATAATGGTGATACCGAACTGATAGAGGATGAAGTAATTAGAATGTTAAGTTAG
- a CDS encoding GPW/gp25 family protein: protein MTAGYIGISRTTGRAITDTEHIRQSVNDILLTPIGSRVMRRDYGSLLSSMIDQPQTPALELQIKVACYMAILKWEPRVKLTSVTTEHRFNGQMVVNLTGQHAETGENLLLTLPVS from the coding sequence ATGACTGCAGGTTACATCGGTATCAGTCGCACTACTGGTCGGGCGATTACCGATACGGAGCATATTCGTCAAAGTGTGAATGATATTTTGCTTACGCCCATTGGTTCGCGTGTGATGCGCCGTGATTATGGTTCGTTGCTGTCTTCAATGATTGACCAGCCACAAACTCCCGCCCTTGAACTGCAAATCAAGGTGGCTTGTTACATGGCGATCCTCAAATGGGAACCGCGCGTAAAGTTGACCTCGGTGACCACAGAACACCGGTTTAACGGTCAGATGGTGGTCAACTTGACTGGCCAACACGCTGAAACGGGCGAAAATCTTTTGTTAACCCTTCCTGTGAGTTGA
- a CDS encoding lysozyme yields the protein MNSIVKRCSVGVVLALTILMPDFHLLHTSPEGLALIADLEGCRLRPYQCSAGVWTSGIGHTAGVVPKREITERDAAENLVADVLHVEQQLAACVPVDMPQPIYDALVSFSFNVGTAAACRSTLVSYLKHRQWEQACNQLSRWVYVNGVKSKGLENRRQRERAYCLKGTQ from the coding sequence GTGAACTCAATCGTTAAACGTTGCAGTGTCGGTGTAGTGCTGGCGTTGACGATATTGATGCCCGATTTTCATTTACTACATACCTCGCCGGAAGGTCTTGCCCTGATCGCAGACCTTGAGGGATGCCGTCTACGGCCCTATCAATGCAGCGCGGGAGTGTGGACATCAGGTATTGGTCACACTGCTGGCGTTGTGCCTAAAAGAGAGATTACCGAGCGTGATGCGGCGGAAAACTTAGTCGCTGATGTTCTCCATGTTGAACAACAACTGGCGGCTTGTGTGCCGGTAGACATGCCGCAGCCGATTTACGATGCACTTGTCAGTTTCTCGTTTAACGTCGGCACGGCAGCCGCCTGTCGCTCGACGCTAGTTTCGTATCTAAAACACCGACAATGGGAACAGGCATGTAATCAACTCTCTCGCTGGGTATATGTCAATGGAGTCAAAAGTAAAGGGCTGGAGAATCGCCGCCAGCGTGAACGTGCTTATTGTCTTAAGGGAACGCAATGA
- the lysB gene encoding Rz-like lysis system protein LysB (The gene for this Rz-like phage lysis system protein may overlap extensively with the gene for the other spanin subunit, the Rz1-like protein in the outer membrane.) — MKTLIVLLILAVFGVLWLRDENDKLSRSLEGANRVTNEQKSTISMLKNQLNVAANRAEKNERAQVALRRKLDAAGKLAAQREQTITRLLNENETFRRWYRTDLPDVVRRMHRRPACASASHCLQRMPESQPLPDARQRPDN, encoded by the coding sequence ATGAAAACACTCATCGTGTTGCTAATTCTGGCCGTGTTCGGTGTGCTATGGCTGCGTGACGAGAACGACAAATTAAGCCGGTCGCTTGAGGGAGCTAATCGTGTCACTAACGAGCAAAAAAGTACGATTAGCATGCTAAAAAATCAACTTAACGTTGCTGCCAACCGAGCTGAGAAAAATGAGAGAGCACAGGTTGCCCTGCGTCGGAAGCTTGATGCCGCCGGAAAACTGGCAGCACAGCGTGAACAAACCATCACAAGATTACTCAATGAAAACGAAACCTTTCGCCGCTGGTACCGCACTGATTTGCCTGATGTTGTGCGCCGGATGCACCGACGCCCCGCCTGTGCATCCGCCAGTCATTGTTTACAGCGGATGCCCGAGAGTCAGCCTTTGCCCGATGCCCGGCAGCGACCCGACAACTAA
- a CDS encoding tail protein X: MQIIAQQGDTLDLICDRYYGRTEGVFETVLAANPGLAELGAVLPHGTPVELPDIQTSPVTETVNLWD, from the coding sequence ATGCAAATCATTGCGCAACAAGGCGATACCCTTGACCTCATTTGCGATCGATATTACGGGCGCACAGAGGGGGTATTTGAAACGGTGCTCGCCGCTAATCCAGGGCTGGCAGAACTTGGGGCGGTGCTACCGCATGGTACTCCCGTTGAGTTGCCAGATATTCAAACCTCACCTGTCACAGAGACTGTAAACCTGTGGGACTGA
- a CDS encoding baseplate assembly protein, translating to MPIIDLNQLPAPDVVEKLDFETILTERKATLISLFPEEQQEAVARTLALESEPLTKLLEENAYREVIWRQRVNEAARANMLAYAVGHDLDVMAANNNTERLTITPADNTTIPPTPAVMESDTDLRLRAQQAFEGLSVAGPVGAYEYHGRSADGRVADISVVSPTPACVTITVLSREGDGTANSDLLAAVEKSLNADDMRPVGDRVTVQSAKIVPYQINATLYFYPGPEQEPVIQAAEQQLKTYISLQHRIGRDIRLSAIHAALHVEGVQRVELASPAHDMVLDKYQASYCTEYTITVGGTDE from the coding sequence ATGCCGATTATCGACCTGAACCAGCTCCCCGCGCCGGATGTGGTAGAGAAGCTTGATTTCGAAACCATCCTCACCGAGCGCAAAGCGACACTGATTTCTCTGTTCCCCGAAGAACAGCAGGAAGCCGTTGCACGCACGCTAGCACTGGAGTCAGAACCGCTGACCAAACTCCTTGAAGAAAATGCTTACCGTGAGGTTATCTGGCGTCAGCGAGTCAACGAAGCGGCCCGCGCCAATATGCTGGCCTATGCCGTTGGTCATGATCTTGACGTGATGGCGGCAAACAACAATACCGAGCGGCTTACTATCACCCCGGCAGATAACACCACAATTCCACCCACACCGGCAGTGATGGAGTCTGACACCGATTTGCGTCTGCGAGCACAGCAGGCATTCGAGGGGCTGAGTGTGGCGGGGCCGGTCGGGGCTTATGAGTATCATGGTCGCAGCGCTGACGGGCGTGTTGCGGATATTTCTGTCGTCAGTCCTACCCCTGCTTGTGTGACGATTACTGTGCTATCACGTGAGGGTGACGGCACCGCTAATTCTGATCTACTGGCTGCTGTAGAAAAATCGCTCAATGCTGATGACATGCGCCCGGTGGGCGACCGTGTAACAGTACAGAGCGCCAAGATTGTGCCATATCAGATTAATGCGACGTTATATTTTTACCCCGGCCCCGAGCAAGAACCCGTTATACAAGCGGCAGAACAGCAACTCAAAACCTATATCAGCTTGCAGCATCGGATCGGGAGGGATATTCGCCTGTCGGCCATCCATGCCGCACTTCACGTCGAAGGAGTGCAGCGTGTGGAACTGGCTTCGCCAGCCCATGACATGGTGCTCGATAAATACCAGGCATCTTATTGCACTGAATACACGATCACCGTAGGGGGGACGGATGAGTGA
- a CDS encoding phage tail protein, with protein sequence MLKPDNLRKTLTDAVPVLRTNPDMLRLFVDNGKIAATLAASLSFEKQYTLNVVVTDFTGDIDLLLVPIMAWLRENQPDIMTTDEGQKKGFTWYTDINNDNSIDVSINLLLTERTLVREVDSALHVQNIPEPSRPEPITRPAEMWVNGEPVSQWNE encoded by the coding sequence ATGCTGAAACCCGACAATTTGCGCAAGACTCTCACTGATGCAGTGCCGGTGCTGCGTACCAATCCCGACATGCTGCGTTTATTCGTGGATAATGGCAAAATTGCCGCCACACTGGCCGCATCACTGTCATTTGAAAAACAGTACACTCTCAATGTGGTGGTGACGGATTTCACTGGCGATATTGATTTACTGCTGGTGCCGATAATGGCATGGCTACGTGAAAATCAGCCCGACATTATGACCACCGATGAAGGCCAGAAAAAAGGCTTTACGTGGTATACCGATATCAATAACGACAATAGCATTGATGTCAGTATCAACCTGTTACTGACCGAGCGTACCCTTGTCAGGGAGGTCGACAGCGCGTTACATGTGCAAAACATACCGGAGCCATCGCGACCAGAACCGATAACGCGACCGGCAGAAATGTGGGTTAATGGTGAACCAGTGAGTCAGTGGAATGAATGA
- a CDS encoding head completion/stabilization protein has product MTTVIISPKDKQPHGGTVVIPPSAHDEPLIKNTFFFPDIDPKHVRDLMRLEQTIAPARLREAIKTGMAETNAELHDFREQQVAAGFNRLIDVPSDEVDGENIRVLHYVRAVCAMATATLYERYRGVDASAKGDKKADSIDSTIDELWRDMRWSVSRIQDKPRCIVGHI; this is encoded by the coding sequence ATGACGACAGTGATTATTTCCCCAAAAGATAAGCAGCCACATGGCGGTACCGTAGTCATTCCGCCATCTGCACATGACGAGCCACTGATAAAGAACACATTCTTCTTTCCCGATATTGATCCGAAGCACGTTCGTGACCTGATGCGCCTTGAGCAAACCATCGCCCCAGCCCGGTTACGGGAGGCCATTAAAACCGGTATGGCAGAAACCAATGCGGAGTTACACGATTTTCGCGAGCAGCAAGTCGCCGCTGGGTTTAACCGCCTTATAGATGTGCCGTCAGATGAGGTCGATGGGGAGAATATCCGTGTTTTACATTATGTGCGCGCCGTTTGTGCAATGGCGACCGCGACCTTGTATGAACGTTATCGCGGCGTGGATGCCAGTGCCAAAGGCGACAAAAAAGCTGACAGCATCGACAGCACTATTGATGAGTTGTGGCGGGATATGCGCTGGTCGGTCTCGCGCATCCAAGATAAACCACGCTGTATTGTGGGCCACATCTGA
- a CDS encoding terminase endonuclease subunit has translation MLSPARRHMMRVLAAEAAQQIDEPLRHANGYELMLLKLAEDIRALKNVHSMERKAERKREMLPYYAPWVSGVLSEGRGAQDAVLMTVMVWKLDIGDIAGALEIAHYALHHRLVMPDRYKRSTPYLLAEDVADAATRAHSAGQPVNIGHLLATMELTDAEDMPDQVRAKLHKIAGIVLRDSGKTESALVHLRRALQLNNHCGVKKDIERLESQLRKASR, from the coding sequence ATGTTAAGCCCCGCCAGACGGCACATGATGCGAGTTTTAGCGGCGGAGGCGGCGCAGCAAATTGATGAGCCGCTGCGCCATGCCAATGGCTATGAACTGATGCTACTAAAACTGGCTGAAGATATTCGCGCTCTAAAAAATGTGCATTCAATGGAGCGCAAAGCTGAACGCAAACGGGAAATGCTGCCCTATTACGCCCCTTGGGTGAGCGGAGTATTGAGCGAAGGTCGAGGTGCACAAGATGCGGTATTGATGACGGTTATGGTGTGGAAGCTGGATATTGGCGATATTGCCGGTGCGCTGGAGATTGCCCACTATGCCTTGCACCATCGCCTCGTGATGCCAGATCGCTATAAACGTTCTACGCCTTACTTATTGGCTGAAGATGTGGCCGATGCTGCCACTCGCGCCCACAGTGCGGGCCAGCCCGTCAATATCGGCCACCTGCTGGCCACAATGGAACTGACCGATGCCGAAGATATGCCAGATCAAGTGCGCGCCAAGCTACACAAAATCGCCGGTATCGTCCTGCGGGACAGTGGTAAAACCGAATCAGCCTTGGTACATCTCAGGCGCGCGTTACAGCTCAATAACCATTGCGGTGTGAAAAAAGATATTGAACGGTTGGAGAGCCAACTACGCAAAGCCAGCCGCTAA